A window of Oryza glaberrima chromosome 2, OglaRS2, whole genome shotgun sequence genomic DNA:
CTCCTAGTTAAACCAAGAAGAGCAGAGTACGCGGCCACACTAACCACCCAAACACACCGCCAGCTTCCGTTAATTACACGGGCCTCTAAGCAGAAACGCACTAACACGCAGACAAACACACACACCACCTGCATACTGAGCGGCTAAACGCCGGCCATGTCGCGTCGGACTCATACTAGGACGAagtccgcggcggcgcggccgtcgtCGAAGTTGAGGGCGTAGCTGAGCGCGTCGTAGTGGAAGCTGAACCGGGCGTGGTcacgcctgccgccgcgccacctCCCGCGCTCCGACTGCATCCGCCGGATCCCGGCCCGGAGCCTCCAGTAGATTCCCCGGAGCAGCCTGCCGCtgccccgcccgcgcgccaccgc
This region includes:
- the LOC127763632 gene encoding uncharacterized protein LOC127763632, with the protein product MAAVVAAVEAGVVAVARGRGSGRLLRGIYWRLRAGIRRMQSERGRWRGGRRDHARFSFHYDALSYALNFDDGRAAADFVLV